A region of Armatimonadota bacterium DNA encodes the following proteins:
- a CDS encoding phosphoenolpyruvate synthase: protein HGAVVEREYGKPCVVGVDRVMTRLHDGQRVEVDGTAGVIRVLS, encoded by the coding sequence GCACGGTGCGGTGGTCGAGCGCGAGTACGGTAAGCCGTGCGTCGTGGGCGTCGACCGGGTGATGACCCGGCTTCACGACGGCCAGAGGGTCGAAGTCGACGGGACGGCGGGGGTGATCCGCGTTCTGTCGTAG